Part of the Paenibacillus sp. FSL R7-0273 genome is shown below.
ACGCCTGCCGGGAACCCGCTGGCTACGCCTTTTGCCAGGGTGAAAATATCCGGCTCAATCCCGTAATGCTGATGGGCAAACAGCTTGCCTGTACGGCCCATACCGGTCTGCACTTCATCCACGATCAGCAGCAGGCCATGCTCGTTGCACAGCTCAACCACAGCATCGAGGAACTCCTGCTGTACCTCCAGCACGCCGCCTTCGGCCAGAATCATCTCCAGCATGATAGCTGCAGTATTGTCCGTAATGGCTTCCTTCAGCGCCGGCAGATCATGCAAAGGCACTGTCTTGAACCCGCCCGGCAACGGCAGAAAGCCTTCTTTTACCTTTTGCTGGCCAGTGGCTGTCAGCGTCGCCAAAGTACGTCCATGGAAGGACTGCTCAAACGTAATAATCTCATAGCGTCCCGTGCCTTTCACCTTCTGGTGATAACGGCGTGCCAGCTTGATCGCTGCTTCATTCGCTTCCGCCCCGCTGTTGCAAAAGAACACCTGATCCGCACAGCTGTTACCCGTAAGCAGCGCTGCTACCCGGTCCTGACCCGGAATGTGGAACAGGTTCGACACATGCCATAGCGTATCAATCTGTGCCTTCAGCTTCTCGCCAACCTTCTCGGGAGCGTGTCCCAGACTGGTTACCGCCAGCCCGCACATGAAGTCGAGGTACTTGTTCCCCTGGTCGTCCCAGACCCAGCTGCCTTTGCCCTTAACCAGACTCAGATCATATCTGGCATAGGACGGGAATACCGCACTCAGCTTGGCAGGAGCAGCCTCCTGAACCTCCGTTTTGCCTGAACGGGTATGCGCAGCCCCTGTTAAAGAATCCTTTTCCGCCTGTGTAAGCTCACTCATTCTTAGTCACTCTCCCACCATGCTGCTTCCGGTAAACCGGCAGCGCTATATTTTGAATAGTACCTGGCTCCGTCTTGAACTCTCCTTGCTACGAACGGATAATTCTCGTCCCGAGCTTCTCCCCGCCCAGCACCCTGCTCAGCACCTGCGGCTCCTTGCCGTCTACAATAACAACTTCAGACACGCTGCCCTGGATGCAGTCCATCGCCGCACGCACTTTCGGAATCATTCCGCCGTAAATTTCACCGCTGGCAATCAGCTCTTCGATCTCTGACACAGTAACTGACGGCAGTACGACCTTTTCACCGTCCATTACACGCATAATCCCGGGAACATCCGTGACCACAATCATTGAAGGCGACTCTACAAAAGAAGCCACCGCCCCAGCCGCCGTATCTGCATTAATATTGTAACGCTGCCCCCCGGCATCTACACCAATAGGTGCAATAACCGGAATGTAGCCGAGTGCGAGAATCCCTTGAACAATCTCCGCCTTAACCCCGGTCACCTCGCCGACCTGCCCTACTTCATCACTGTTGGCTACAGGCCGTGCCAGTATCAGATTGCCGTCCACACCGGACAAGCCAAGCGCCTGCCCGCCGCTGCCCTGGATCCTGCGGACAATCGCCTTGTTGATGCTGCCTGCCAGCGTCATCTCTACAACATCCAGCACTTCCTCTGTGGTCACCCGCAGTCCGTTCACAAAGCGGCTCTCAATCCCCAGCTTCGCCAGATTCTCCGAAATTGCCGGTCCGCCGCCGTGTACAATGACAGGCTGAACCCCGCTGGCCTGCAGCTCCCGCAGATCCTCAAAAAAAGAATCCGGCAGCGCAGCCAGCGTACTCCCGCCGCATTTCATCACAAACAGCTTTTCTATCTTTTGCTCACTCATTATCCGGTACCCTCCCTATGGTTGTATGCCAGCCGCCCGTCAGGTACGGTATGCAGCATTAATCCGCACATAATCATAAGTGAGATCACAGCCCCAGGCTGTAGCTTTGCCTTCGCCGTCAGCCAGAGTTACGGTAATGAGCACCGTATCGGTCTTTTGCAGATAGTGAAGAGCCTGTTCCTCATCAAAAGCCACCGGGCGCGACTGGCGCAGCACCTCAATCTCACCAAGCGAAATATCCACCTTCTCCGGCGATACCGGAACACCGGCGCGTCCAACGGCCGCAATAATCCGGCCCCAGTTGGCATCCGCCCCAAAAATCGCCGATTTCACCAGACTCGAGCCTACCACCGTCTTGGCAATCGCCCCGGCAGCCTCATCATGTACCGCACCGCTGATCTGGACCTCAATCAGTTTGGTCGCACCCTCACCGTCTCTCGCAATCGCCATCGCCAGATGCCGGCACACATGGGTAAACGCTGCGGCAAAAGCATCCCAGTCCGCATGCAGACGCGTCAGCTTCTCATTCCCGGCCAGGCCGCTGGCCATCGTTACCAGCATATCATTCGTGCTTGTATCCCCATCAACAGTAATCATATTAAAAGTGGTATTAGTAGCGGTGCTCAGCAGGGTCTGCAGATCCTCCCCGTCAATCAGGGCATCCGTCGTCATGAAGCCCAGCATCGTGGCCATATTCGGATGGATCATCCCCGATCCTTTGGCCGCGCCGGCAATCGTTACTTTTTCTCCGCCGACGAGCACTTCGACGCAGCATTCTTTTTTCACCAGATCGGTTGTCAAAATAGCCTGGCTGAACTCCTCCGCTCCGGAGGCGCCTCCATCCAGCTTCTCCTGAATGCCGGCAATCCCGGTACGCACACGGTCCATCTTCAGCAGTTCACCGATCACTCCGGTCGAAGCTACTGCAACATTCTGCTCACTCACGCCAAGCGCTTTGGCCGCAGCTGCACGCATCTCATAAGCATCGGCTTCGCCCTGCTCGCCTGTGCAGGCATTCGCGTTCCCGCTGTTCACGATGACCGCCTGCAGGATGCCGTCCGCCAGACTTTTCCGGGTTACTTTAAGCGGCGCAGCCTGGAAAACATTTGTTGTATACACAGCCGCAGCCGTTGCCGGAACCTCACAGAGGATGACTCCCAGATCGTTGCGGGTTGTTTTTTTGAGGCCGCAGTGCAGTCCTGCAGAGGTAAAGCCCTTTGGTGCGGTAATGCTTCCGCCCTCCACGACGGTATATGCCTGATTTATGCTCATTGTATGTTTGACCGCTGAACCTTACGGATACACTGGTGTATAACCGAGGCCGCGGGTTTCCTCCCATCCCATCATCAAATTCAGGTTCTGAATCGCCTGCCCTGCTGCGCCTTTAACAATGTTGTCGATGACAGACACAATCGTTACCCGTCCTGTACGGGCATCTGCCGAGAAGCCGATATCGCAATAATTCGAGCCGCTCACCTCTTTGGTCGCCGGAAGCACTCCAGCCTCACGAATCCGCACAAAAGACCGGCCTGCATAATGCTTACGGTATAATTCCACAAAATCCTGCTCGCTATAAGCGCCGTTCATCCCTGCATACATGGTGCTCATAATTCCCCGGGTCATCGGCACCAGATGGGTTGTGAAGGTCACGGTTACCTTTTCCCCGGAAATATCGGTAAGAACCTGTTCAATCTCCGGAATATGCTGATGCTTGTTGACCTTATAGGCCTTAAAGTTCTCATTGACCTCGGCATAATGAACGCCCAGATTCACACCGCGTCCCGCTCCGGAAATGCCCGACTTCGCATCGATAATAATGCTCTCCGGCTTGATCCAGCCTGCCTCTACCGCAGGAATCAGTCCCAGCAGCGTAGCGGTCGGGTAACATCCCGGATTGGAGATAAAATCAACTCCTGCAGCGCGTTCACCATACACCTCACATAACCCGTATACAGCCTGCTCCAGATATTCAGCGGGCGGGGCCGTATGCTTATACCACTCTTCATACTCCGCTCCGTCCTTCAGCCGGAAATCGCCGGACAGATCGACAACCTTCAGGCCCGCTTCCAGCAGCTGCGGCACCAGCTTGGCACTCACACCCGACGGTGTTGCCGTGAACACTACATCTGCCCTGCCCGCGATCTCCGCCGGATCAACGCCATCCAGCTTCCGCTCCACAATTCCCGTCAAATGCGGAAAACCCTGCTCAATCGGCTCTCCGGCACTAGATGAAGAGATTACCGATGTAATTTCTATATCCGGATGGTTCTGCAAAAGCCTGATCAGCTCCACGCCACCATACCCCGTCGATCCCACTATCGCCGCTCTCAGCTTGCCTGCCACTGTCATCCCTGCTTTCTAACTGTTGATATCCCTGCATACCGTCCTGCAAATATGTATTATTATACGACTGAATTAATATAAATACAACACGTTACGTTAACTTTATTGGGAGGACTGTTATAAAAAAAGAGAAGCGCAGACTTCTCTCATGGAGATTCTACGCTTCTCTTTTAAATCCTTCACCGAGCACCTCATGGGCCTCCGTAATGATAACGAACGCGCCCGGATCAACGGACCGGACGATCGCTTTTAGCCGGGTAATTTCGTTCTGCCCGACAACCGCCATCAGCACCACCCGGTTATCACCGGTATAGCCGCCCTGTGCGTTCAGCTTGGTCAGCCCGCGGTCCAGGTCATTCAGAATCGCCTGGGAGATCGCCTCCGTATGATCCGAAATGATATAAGCCACCTTGGTCACACTAAAGCCCACTTCCAGCGCATTGATTACTCTTCCGGTCACGAACAGTCCGATCAGTGCATACATCGCCTGCTCCATGCCCAGTACAAAAGCTGCCAGTGTAATAACCGTACCGTCCAGCAGCACGACAGACAGCGAGAAGCTGAAGCCGGTGAACTTTTGAATAATCTGCGCTGCTATCGTCAGTCCGCCCGTAGATCCGCGTCCGCGGAACACCAGTCCCAGCCCAAGACCCACGGCAATCCCCCCGTAAATGGAGGCAAGCAGCGGATTATGCGTCGGAACCGGACCGTCCTTGGTCAGGTAAATAAACAGCGGCAGCACGAAGCTGCCCAGCAGGGAGCGCATCCCATATTGCTTGCCGAGGAAAATAACCCCGAGAATAAATAAAGGAATGTTCAGCGCCCACTGGGTAAAAGCCGGCTCAGCGCCGAACCACTCGTCGGCAAGCACCGATAAGCCGGAGACTCCCCCCGAAGCGATCTGGTTCGGCAGAAAAAACAGGTTAAATCCGAGACCGGTAATGAATGAACCAATCAGAATCAAAGCTATATCCACAGTATGGCGCAGCGGCCCGTTTAGTGGAATTAGCGGCGGTTTATTGCGTGAATTTATTGTTTGCATATTCTCTAGCTTCTCCTTACTACACTCCGAGGACGCGTAGAAATCCAGTTATGCTTATTCAACCTCTGTCTTGATCTGGCTGCGCAAATAGCCGTCAATGAACGGGCTAATATCGCCGTCCATTACTGCTCCTACATTCCCGGTTTCTACGGAAGTCCGGTGATCCTTCACCATACTGTAGGGATGGAACACATAAGAGCGTATCTGGCTGCCCCAGGCAATATCCGACTGCTCCCCGCGGATCTCATCCAGCTGCTTCTGCTGCTCCTGCAGCTTCTGCTCATACAGCTTAGAGCGCAGCATCTTCATCGCCTGCTCCCGGTTCTTGATCTGTGAGCGTTCATTCTGACAGGTTACCACTACTCCTGTAGGAATATGCGTGATCCGCACCGCGGAGTCCGTCGTATTGATATGCTGGCCGCCTGCACCGCTGGCCCGGTAGGTATCGATCTTCAGATCCTCTGTCCGGATTTCCACTTCAACATCATCCGAAATTTCCGGAACGACATCGCAGGAAACGAACGAGGTATGCCGTCTGCCGGAGGAATCGAACGGGGATATACGCACCAGCCGGTGCACTCCCTTCTCCGTCTTCAGGTAGCCATAGGCGTTAAAGCCTTTGATCAGCAGCGTAACGCTCTTGATACCCGCCTCGTCACCCGGCAGGTAGTCAAGCACTTCAACCTTGAAGCCGCTTTTCTCCGCCCAGCGTGTGTACATGCGCAGCAGCATCTGGCCCCAGTCCTGGGATTCCGTTCCGCCTGCGCCCGGATGAAGCTCCAGGATAGCGTTCAGCTTATCATACGGCTGGTTCAGCAGCAGCTGGAGCTCGAACTCGTCGACCTTGCCGGCGACTGCCCGGATCGTTGCAGCCACTTCTGCTGCCAGCTCCTCGTCGCCTTCCTCGTCGGCCAGCTCAGCCATCATTGCCGCATCATCATATTCCTGCTGCAGCTTCTCAAACTGGTCTACTACGGATTTGACCGCGTTCATCTCACCGATGACCGCCTGGGCCTTCTCATTGTCATTCCAGAAATCCGGCGCCGCCATCTTCTCTTCAAAGTTCGCAATGACTTCCAGCTTCAGGTCTAAGTCAAAGAGACCCCCTAAGGTTGGTTAATTTCTTGCCTATTTCACGCAGGTCCTGCTTCACGGTAAAATCGATCATGGGATCACTACACCTTTCAAAATAAAAGTTTGCGCGGGGCCGCTGATTGGAGATTTTGTGGATCTGGCATAGTATCGCTGCCCCTCAGAGCTGGCACTTCAAAATCACGGAACCTGGTTAGTACGCAACTCCAGGGAATGTTTGGACTTCCGGCCGCTGTTGTCTCCAGATTTCTTGATTAGAACCGCTGCTCGCGGTTGAAATCCGCAGACAAAGGCGGACGCTACCGCTCCTACAGTTCCAAACTTCCCCTCCGCGCTTTTACCTGAGTTTTTAATTTTTATGAACACAGCCCATCCTCTGCAGCTAAATCGCCAAATCCTCCAAACTCCAAAAAAACGGCCGGGCCGCAAACGGGGGGATACCCCGGGCCCAGCCGCCTTTATTGTCATTATAAGCCTGAAACGATCAGGATATCCTAAGCGTTCTGGCCGTGGCAGTTCTTGTACTTCTTGCCGCTGCCGCATGGGCAAGGATCGTTACGGCCGATAGCCGCTTCGACGTGCACCGGACGTTTCTCAGCCGGCTCAGCGTTGGTCGAGATTTTATCTTCCTCGATTACGGACTGGCGTTCCTGGTTGGCCTCGATGTGCGCCTTCATAATATACGTAGCAACTTCCTCCTGAATGGCGGCAGTCATGGCGTTGAACATCTCAAAGCCTTCAAACTGATATTCGCGCAGCGGATCTGTACCGCCGTATGCACGCAGGTGAATCCCTTGACGGAGCTGATCCATCGCATCGATATGATCCATCCATTTGCTGTCTACAGAACGAAGCACGATAACCTTTTCGAATTCACGAACCAGCTCAGCGCCAAGGCGCTCTTCGCGTGCATCGTATTTCTGCATAACACGGTCAAAGATGAAATCAACAATTTCTTCTACTTCCTTACCCCAGAGGTCATCACGTGTAAGGGCGCCTTCATCAAGCAGCTTGCTGTTAACATAGTCAGCAACCTCCTGCAGCTCCCAGTTTTCGGGAATATCATCACTGCAATGCGCGCGGACTACGCGGTCAATGACCGGCTTGATCATTTCGGTTACAACACTTTTGATATTCTCGGATTCGAGAATTTCACGGCGCTGCTTATAGATAATTTCACGCTGCTGGTTCATGACGTCATCATACTGCAGCACGACTTTGCGGATGTCGAAGTTATTACCCTCAACCCGTTTCTGGGCCGATTCGATGGCACGGGTAATCATGCGGCTCTCAATCGGCTGATCCTCTTCAAAGCCCAGACGGTCCATCATATTCAGGACATTGTCTGCACCGAAACGTTTCATGAGCTCATCACCGAGGGACAGATAGAATTGTGTAGAGCCCGGGTCACCTTGGCGTCCGGCACGTCCGCGCAGCTGATTATCAATACGGCGGGATTCATGACGCTCTGTACCTATAATATGCAGACCGCCAACATCTCTCACACCCTCACCAAGGGTGATATCCGTACCGCGGCCAGCCATATTCGTAGCAATCGTTACAGTACCCGGCTGTCCGGCCTGTGAAATGATCTCTGCTTCGGATTCATGATGCTTCGCATTCAGCACCTGATGCTTGATGCCCTTACGCTTCAGCATTTCAGATACACGTTCAGAGTTCTCGATCGATACCGTACCTACCAGCACCGGCTGGTTCTTTTTGTGGCGTTCCACGATTTCTGCTACTACTGCATTAAACTTGCCGTTCTCGCTCTTATAAACAACGTCAGCCATATCCTCACGCTGGTTTGGCTTATTGGTCGGTACCTGCAGCACTTCCAGGCCGTAGATCTTCTTGAACTCTTCTTCTTCCGTCTTCGCCGTACCTGTCATACCGCCCAGCTTGCGGTACATCCGGAAGTAGTTCTGGAAGGTGATCGTTGCCAGGGTCATGCTCTCATTCTGTACCTGGATTTCTTCCTTTGCTTCAATCGCCTGGTGCAGTCCGTCGCTGTAGCGGCGGCCAGCCATCAGACGGCCAGTGAACTCATCGACAATGACAACCTCATCACCGTTCACCACATAATCCACATCACGGCGCATGATGGCATTCGCCTTAAGAGCCTGAACGATATGATGGTTCAGTGTAACGTGGCTGTGGTCATACAGGTTCTCAATGCCAAAAGCGCGCTCAGCCGTAGCCACACCCTTCTCAGTCAAAGCTACCGATTTCACTTTAATATCAACGGTGTAATCTTCTTCAGCCGTCAGCTTCTTAACAAAACGGTCTGCAGCAAAATACAGCTCTGTTGATTTCTCGGCTTGGCCGGAAATAATCAGCGGAGTACGGGCTTCGTCGATCAGAATGGAGTCCACTTCATCTATAATACAGAAATATAGCGGGCGTTGTACCATCTGCTCCTTATAGAGCACCATGTTGTCACGCAGATAGTCAAAGCCAAATTCATTGTTCGTGCCATACGTAATATCGCAGGCATATGCCGCTTGTTTATCAGCATGGTCCATGCCGTTCAGGTTGACCCCGACCGTCATGCCCAGGAAGTTATAGATTTGTGCCATTTGCGCGCTGTCACGCTGAGCCAGATAATCATTCACCGTTACGACATGCACACCCTTGCTGAGCAGTGCATTCAGATAAACCGGCAATGTACCTACCAGTGTCTTACCTTCACCTGTCTTCATCTCGGAGATCCGGCCTTCATGCAGCGCCATACCTCCAACCAGCTGTACGTCAAAATGCCGCATGCCCAGCGTCCGTTTGGAAGCTTCGCGTACGGTTGCAAATGCTTCTGGAAGAATCTCTTCCAGGGTCTCGCCTTTTTCAATCCGGGCCCGGAATTCTTCAGTCTTCGCCTTAAGCGCCTCATCCGAGAGGGCTACGAATTCAGGTTCCAGTCCGTTAATAACTTCGACCGTCTTCATCAGACGCTTGACATCGCGTTCGTTGGTGTCGCCGAATATTTTCTTTACAAGTCCTAGCATGGTTAACCCCTTTCATGCAACACAGATGGTGGAACCGAGCCCATCCTTAACCAAAAATTGAAAGGGCCATATATGATTTCGATTCCGCTGCTTCATAAATTGTAACAGTTTGTAAGACAAGCCGCAATACGAGCAGCCGCAACCTTATTTTACAAAATAGCGGTCTCGACGAATTGTCACTCTTTTTATACGAATAAGAGCCCTATTCGCTTCAAGCGAATAGGGACTCGGTTGATTTTTGTAATTAGTACTGGCGGTAATGACTCTCCAGTATAAACCTTGATTGCCTGATAACTGTGGTTAATCCTGTTCGATCAGGCCGTACTTTCCGTCATTGCGTTTGTAAACAACACTTACTTCAGAAGTCTCAATGTTGGAGAATACGAAGAAATTATGTCCAACCATGTTCATCTGCAGAATAGCTTCCTCTACATCCATTGGCTTCAGAGTGAAGCGCTTGTTCCGCACTACTTCCAGATCATCGTAATCCTGCTCCTCGACAGCAACGGCACTTGCCGGTTCTTCGACGAAGATTGTCTTCAGGCTGCCCTCCTGGCGGAACTTACGGTTGAGCTTAGTTTTGTGCTTGCGGATCTGCCGTTCCAGCTTGTCCACAACAGCATCAATAGATGCGTACATGTCATCGCTGCGGTCTTCTGCACGAAGCGTTACACCGGCGAGCGGAATTGTGACTTCCACCGTGTGGATGCCGCGGACTACGCTAAGCGTCACATATCCTTCTGAGGTAGGGGGTGCATCGAAATACTTCTCAAGTCTGCTGAGCTTTTTATCAACATAATCTCTCAAAGCATCTGTCACTTCAATTTGTTGACCTCGAATGCTGAATTGCATAGGGCACTCCTCCTTTGTTTACGTTCCCATTATACCAAATTGTCAGCGCTAAGTAAAAAGCAATTCATTACAGACTTTACATTTACCTTACATAAGTTACAGCCTTCCATACATTAAAATAAACAAAGTCCGAACGGGGCAATCACTTTGCCCTCATCCGGACCTGTCTAGCCGATTATATTATTCCTGTTTCAGCTGAAATTATAAGAGCCATTCCCTTAAAAAACCTTGCCGGTATACAGAGTGTGCTTAAGTCTATTTTGTATGGATCCGTAAAAGCTCCACCGGAGACCAAGCTGTTCCGCTGCCTGCAATGACATACACTTTATAAGCCGTATTACTCGTAAGACCGCTCAGTGTCAGTGTCTGCCTTACTCCCGGCACTGATGTAAAGCCGCCGCTCCAAGGAGCAGCAAGCTGTTCACCCAAGCTGTTTTGCCCTGCTGCAATCTGTTCTGCAGTAGGATTAGCAGCATTTGCCGGAAGGACCACATAGCGTACTGGCGTTGACGTTCCGCCTGTCTGTCCGGCTGTCACATAAACATCAGCTGTAACTGTCCCCATGGAGCCCGGGCTGAGCGCAGCTATGGCTGTCCCGCCCGCTGAGGCAGTAGCCAGACGCAGAGTGTATACACCTGACCAGCTTCCCGCAGTATCAGCAACGGCAATGTAGGCTGAATACTCCGTGTTAGGCTGCAAGCCGTAAACTGAGAACGACACAGTGCTGCCAGCAGTTGCAGCCGTTGAACCGGCATTCACGCCTGGCGATCCGGCAGCAGTCAGACCGTCACGGACCTGCAGATAATTCGGCGCTGTAGCTGTGCTGCTGTAAGGGGCAACAACATAATAAACGGCACCCGTCACTGACGGAGTAAGATATACATCAGCCGTAACAGAACCAACATGCCCGTAGGTCACATTGCTTACGGTCGGTGAGACGCTGCCGCCGTTTCCGCCCCCGCCGCTGTTACCTCCGCCTCCCGGGATGGCAGGCGTTGCAGTCGGTGCCGGAGTAGCTGTCGCGGCTGGTGTAGGCGTAGGTGTCGGTGTAACGGTACCACCTGAACCGCCAGGTCTATTTGCCGCTGAGTTCCCGATTATTCCGACTGCCTCCGCTCTTGTCAGAGCCTTCTTCGGTCCGAAGGTTCCGTCCGGATAACCGTTAATGATGCTCTTGGCAGCCGCAGCTGCAACTGCTCCTTTAGCCCACGAGGACACTTGGGCACTATCCTTAAACGTGAGCGTTGTGCTGTTAGTGTTCAAGCCGAGCAGCTTTGCGGTAATGACCGCTGCTTCTTGCCGGGTAATCGGGCTGGTGGCGCGGAACGTATTGTTCTCATATCCGCCGATATATCCGGCTCTTACAGCCTTGGCCACTTCACTGTAAGCCCAGTTGTTGCTTTTAAGATCTGTAAAGGTAATGGCTGCCGTATCCGTAAACCCAAACAGGCGGTTTACCAGCGCAACATATTCTCCGCGGGTAATTGCATTATTCGGTTTTACCGTTCCGTCAGCATAGCCCTGCAGGTAACCTTTATCCAGCCAATCCTGCAATTGGCTCTGCGCCCAGTGCCCTTGAATGTCCTTGGCTGTTGCTGCAGAGACACTTCCCAGAGCCCCGAACAACATACTGATTCCAAGTACTCCGGTCATTAAACCACGCCACATTTTCTTCATTCTGCTGTCCATCCTCCTCAAAAGTTTTACGCATACGCTCCGTCAATAGCTATTACAAAAGCAGCTAACCCCGGAAGCGTGCGCTTACATTTGTTGGCCTCCGCTCATATAAACCGCACTATACAGTACCTGCTATAAAAGCATCCCTTGCTTTCTCTCACCCAGGCGGTATGATGTAATTCATCCCCTCATATCCCTAAGCACGAATAGTCTGTATCGAGGCAAAACCGTAGGCCCAACATCTGTCATTACCCAGTATTTGCATTACTCTAACAAATAAATGGAAATTCATGTTGGGTATGAGAGCTGTAGACGGCAAATTAGCGCTTTCAGAACAATAAAAAAAGACCCTGGGGAATATCCCAAGGTCTCTGCTAGCGTTGTCTAAATTGCTAACCATCTACCATATATGTAGGTCGGCTTCGCCGGATGATTATAATTTGATGACGTTAGCTGCTTGTGGTCCGCGCGCACCTTCAACAATGTCAAACTCTACGGATTGACCTTCATCCAAAGTCTTAAAGCCATCAGTTTGGATCGCGGAGAAGTGTACGAATACGTCGCCACCATCGGCAGTTTCGATGAAGCCATAACCTTTTTCTGCGTTAAACCATTTTACTTTACCTTCCATTGATTAAACATTCCCTTCGTCATCAGATGAACGTGAGCCTTGCCCACAACTCGACTATACCACCGCAGCTTCTTCATTGTCAATTGGAAAAGTAAATGTTTACTTGCAATAATTTACCACTCGCAAATGAAGTCCAAAATCAGCTGTAAACGATATCATTAATCAAAAAGGAGCAGACGCTATTTAATACCCGTCTGCTCCTGATATGAAACATCAAGAAAATATTATTTTTTGCGGTCCATTAGAATGCTGCCTGGGGTATAGACAGCTTCATAGGCGTTGCGCTGGGCTTTGGCTAACTCTCTCTGTTGAAGCCACTTGGCAGCCTCACTTTTAAGTTGCTGCATTCTTTCGAGTATTTCAGGATCTCGTCTTAGCACTGCCTTCAGATGACTCTCTTCTTCTATAGAGAAGGAAGACCTCCCACTAAATCTTTCTCGAATGGAGTCAATTAAAATCTGACGTTCTTCAACAAATTCCTCTAATTCCTCGAAAGAACAAGTATTTAATCGATTAGTGATATTCAGGGTAATATCAACCAATATAGCGACTTGTTTATCCATGTGTGTTGTCATTTACAGGCATCTTAGAGGCTTCCATCCAAGTTAAGCGAAACTCAGTTAAATACCCCAGAGCCTCTTCTGCATGCGATTTCTCTTTCTTTACATTTGCTTGGATAAGCAGGTAATTGATATATTCATAAAGAGAGAGCAGGCTTTTCGATATTTCGTAGGAAGGATT
Proteins encoded:
- a CDS encoding aspartate aminotransferase family protein, whose product is MSELTQAEKDSLTGAAHTRSGKTEVQEAAPAKLSAVFPSYARYDLSLVKGKGSWVWDDQGNKYLDFMCGLAVTSLGHAPEKVGEKLKAQIDTLWHVSNLFHIPGQDRVAALLTGNSCADQVFFCNSGAEANEAAIKLARRYHQKVKGTGRYEIITFEQSFHGRTLATLTATGQQKVKEGFLPLPGGFKTVPLHDLPALKEAITDNTAAIMLEMILAEGGVLEVQQEFLDAVVELCNEHGLLLIVDEVQTGMGRTGKLFAHQHYGIEPDIFTLAKGVASGFPAGVMLGKGYLREAFSPGSHASTFGGTPLAAAVMEATIETMLEDELPQRAEEMGEFLRGLLREKLADTPFVKEVRGKGLLIGIECTEAVGDIVLAGQKQGLLFVQAGPNVIRLLPNLYVSQDEIRQAVDILVPLIHTYANKESGEAHS
- the argB gene encoding acetylglutamate kinase; the encoded protein is MSEQKIEKLFVMKCGGSTLAALPDSFFEDLRELQASGVQPVIVHGGGPAISENLAKLGIESRFVNGLRVTTEEVLDVVEMTLAGSINKAIVRRIQGSGGQALGLSGVDGNLILARPVANSDEVGQVGEVTGVKAEIVQGILALGYIPVIAPIGVDAGGQRYNINADTAAGAVASFVESPSMIVVTDVPGIMRVMDGEKVVLPSVTVSEIEELIASGEIYGGMIPKVRAAMDCIQGSVSEVVIVDGKEPQVLSRVLGGEKLGTRIIRS
- the argJ gene encoding bifunctional ornithine acetyltransferase/N-acetylglutamate synthase, with the protein product MSINQAYTVVEGGSITAPKGFTSAGLHCGLKKTTRNDLGVILCEVPATAAAVYTTNVFQAAPLKVTRKSLADGILQAVIVNSGNANACTGEQGEADAYEMRAAAAKALGVSEQNVAVASTGVIGELLKMDRVRTGIAGIQEKLDGGASGAEEFSQAILTTDLVKKECCVEVLVGGEKVTIAGAAKGSGMIHPNMATMLGFMTTDALIDGEDLQTLLSTATNTTFNMITVDGDTSTNDMLVTMASGLAGNEKLTRLHADWDAFAAAFTHVCRHLAMAIARDGEGATKLIEVQISGAVHDEAAGAIAKTVVGSSLVKSAIFGADANWGRIIAAVGRAGVPVSPEKVDISLGEIEVLRQSRPVAFDEEQALHYLQKTDTVLITVTLADGEGKATAWGCDLTYDYVRINAAYRT
- the argC gene encoding N-acetyl-gamma-glutamyl-phosphate reductase is translated as MTVAGKLRAAIVGSTGYGGVELIRLLQNHPDIEITSVISSSSAGEPIEQGFPHLTGIVERKLDGVDPAEIAGRADVVFTATPSGVSAKLVPQLLEAGLKVVDLSGDFRLKDGAEYEEWYKHTAPPAEYLEQAVYGLCEVYGERAAGVDFISNPGCYPTATLLGLIPAVEAGWIKPESIIIDAKSGISGAGRGVNLGVHYAEVNENFKAYKVNKHQHIPEIEQVLTDISGEKVTVTFTTHLVPMTRGIMSTMYAGMNGAYSEQDFVELYRKHYAGRSFVRIREAGVLPATKEVSGSNYCDIGFSADARTGRVTIVSVIDNIVKGAAGQAIQNLNLMMGWEETRGLGYTPVYP
- a CDS encoding YitT family protein, whose amino-acid sequence is MQTINSRNKPPLIPLNGPLRHTVDIALILIGSFITGLGFNLFFLPNQIASGGVSGLSVLADEWFGAEPAFTQWALNIPLFILGVIFLGKQYGMRSLLGSFVLPLFIYLTKDGPVPTHNPLLASIYGGIAVGLGLGLVFRGRGSTGGLTIAAQIIQKFTGFSFSLSVVLLDGTVITLAAFVLGMEQAMYALIGLFVTGRVINALEVGFSVTKVAYIISDHTEAISQAILNDLDRGLTKLNAQGGYTGDNRVVLMAVVGQNEITRLKAIVRSVDPGAFVIITEAHEVLGEGFKREA
- the prfB gene encoding peptide chain release factor 2 (programmed frameshift) — its product is MIDFTVKQDLREIGKKLTNLRGSLDLDLKLEVIANFEEKMAAPDFWNDNEKAQAVIGEMNAVKSVVDQFEKLQQEYDDAAMMAELADEEGDEELAAEVAATIRAVAGKVDEFELQLLLNQPYDKLNAILELHPGAGGTESQDWGQMLLRMYTRWAEKSGFKVEVLDYLPGDEAGIKSVTLLIKGFNAYGYLKTEKGVHRLVRISPFDSSGRRHTSFVSCDVVPEISDDVEVEIRTEDLKIDTYRASGAGGQHINTTDSAVRITHIPTGVVVTCQNERSQIKNREQAMKMLRSKLYEQKLQEQQKQLDEIRGEQSDIAWGSQIRSYVFHPYSMVKDHRTSVETGNVGAVMDGDISPFIDGYLRSQIKTEVE